In a single window of the Acipenser ruthenus chromosome 8, fAciRut3.2 maternal haplotype, whole genome shotgun sequence genome:
- the LOC117407194 gene encoding uncharacterized protein LOC117407194, which translates to MLRRGRAMLPFFLLIWVLRLTQALATAHDRLQDEAAANSMSGTGNLDRGGNLSLATDLAIPSADLLSEHDYFSTNRKGELSEIATVDLQNNQQSHDHVFAETESDAANHGLFDFSQHYRYDEDALEQPIFSSPDSDDFNSDRTKYVVPFVADEYPMASESEGDVEHALFTDQSNDPDVDFPEVFAYADLVTSPKENVSNTLVTEMGIGELGNEEFDSDNYTSGTYSETLGYDFALFLDLEKEGNDSLPPEDVVNGDLPGMHASFDRSVLTDINQELYEALSPAFKITSARNSPDLSGGHMLPSSVYDASIGPYGVFNLPIKNPGNSSRHSTVAPADTSTSEGGLTTLVSATTCGVADMAVKLFGGRLTDLKLRVAFILVEVSKIARRCRYTVLEKKGIVIFTTAFKGCSVKARGGQYVLTLMWRNHYVHMSCPISTPDKPITICGKSSMTIKLPAGPIEALRVKNKFNKWVSIYGVAVKCKYQLLSDSEGRITFTTSYNGCHVRRSMDRYFYNIYYQMAPGKLGQALMSCRTGINVTVPPEESLPSVFCAKSGMMIKLPKGSLNTVKVRDGSGKTIPVDSVAKNCNYQLFQMKTGHIILIASFQSCQIAFVNGNYVLAIIYTTYSGGFASVQIECPTSGEPTKPPPSTKPIPPTPVCGASSMMVELPEGPLEQVKIMNNSNGLWVVVKDVPKNCNYTLMKARGGNLFITSYKACHVRILTKNYVLNIRYMRMGSAFFVNMRCPVTETTTGESTKPAVVCRNTSMMVELPKGSLKPVQVIDENRLVAVGDALKCGYLVVERGGKIIFTAVYAACDVKIVDGSYILTLLYTTTAGKRGYVHMRCPTKATTTTNTKPTKTTKTSAGESSRRARRSAGDATKTTRRGSGDATKTTRRGSGDATNTTRRGSGDVTRTTRRGSGDATRPTRTPGPATRPTRTPGPATRPTRTPGPATRPTRTPGPATRPTRTPGPATRPTRTPGPATRPTRTPGPATRPTRTPGPATRPTRTPGPATRPTRTPGPATRPTRTPGPATRPTRTPGPATRPTRTPGPATRPTRTPGPATRPTRTPGPATRPTRTPGPATRPTRTPGPATRPTRTPGPATRPTRTPGPATRPTRTPGPATRPTRTPGPATRPTRTPGPATRPTRTPGPATRPTRTPGPATRPTRTPGPATKTTRRGSGHVTRTTRRGSGDATKTTRRGSGHVTRTTRRGSGDATKTTRRGSGHVTRTTRRGSGDATKTTRRGSGHATRTTRRGSGDATKTTRRGSGHATRTTRRGSGDATKTTRRGSGHATRTTRRGSGDATKTTRRGSGHATRTTRRGSGDATKTTRRGSGHATRTTRRGSGDATRTTRRGSGHATRTTRRGSGDATRTTRRGSGHVTRTTRRGSGDATRTTRRGSGHVTRTTRRGSGDATRTTRRGSGHVTRTTRRGSGDATRTTRRGSGHVTRTTRRGSGHATRTTRRGSGHATRTTRRGSGDATRTTRRGSGHVTRTTRRGSGDATRTTRRGSGHVTRTTRRGSGHATRTTRRGSGHATRTTRRGSGHATRTTRRGSGHATKTTRRGSGHVTRTTRSPGNATRTTRRGSGDATRTTRRGSGDATRTITRKPTEKTETSAAEGTKAPTSVVCRASSMVLELPKEPLKRVLFLDKSNQWVAVIDARKYCNYTLSQGIGRNFFITPYTACDVRILNKNYVLKLWYLTTGGEKGYVLMKCPTSAGEPTEAPSPTTTTRKPTEPVPIATTICRASTMMVVLPPGPLEEVLLMDKSNNLVPVKDAPKYCNYSLVEGEGRNIFITPYVTTCDVQILNNSYVLTLHYTTTEGVFVSVGMKCPTSAGEPTESPSPTTTTKKPTEPVPIATTICRASTMMVVLPPGPLEEVLVIDQSNDLVPVNDAPKYCNYSLVEGEGRNIFITPYTTCDVKILNKNYVLTLHYTTTEGVFGYVGMKCPTSAALPTRSPLPPFGVSVICSDTCMTVELPGGLLEEIQLMDESNNLVAVASAPKTCGYSLVRGNDKNILTAPYNACNVKILNNFYILRVLYTTLTGQHGDIHAKCPVPGLVPREGCKIPRSQQVACGPPNADPQLCVANGCCVDATTSQCYYPLDACTADGHFVFAVYRTSTKPEIDPGSLVIAGNQSCAPVICTPDFAVFKFPVTGCGTHVFMVAETTIYLAEVHGMVRGTGQVYGEITRDSSYRLQVECRYSKGSLASTGYLVVNPLPPSAALAFGSLGVRLRIATDASYTTFHPLSHLPLSFLLGSKVYLEVQLMNPPDPNVVLLVHYCIAYPQSSQAAWVILYEGCPNILDYSSAAGLHVEYDNMPVSKHTRRFEIQSFQFLDYKTKQHLDEDIYFMCSTEVCSPERRVCNEGCFDGRDMPVPVDLGVGGRCAGKPCPGNVVKRAAHGEGTFILDENVLHEQTEKHWTHFHGLLGLLGLLVPVSVVMLFLKKWVVWKLSDPGEAV; encoded by the exons ATGTTACGGAGAGGGCGGGCAATGCTGCCTTTCTTCTTATTGATCTGGGTCTTGAGGCTCACACAAGCTCTTGCCACAGCTCATGATCGCCTGCAGGATGAAGCGGCTGCAAATTCCATGTCAGGAACAGGAAACTTGGATCGTGGAGGGAACTTGAGTTTAGCTACTGATTTAGCCATTCCTTCTGCTGATCTTTTGTCTGAACATGATTACTTTTCAACAAATAGAAAAGGTGAACTTTCTGAGATTGCCACTGTTGATCTGCAGAATAACCAGCAGTCTCATGATCATGTGTTTGCTGAGACTGAATCTGATGCTGCAAACCATGGGCTTTTTGATTTCAGCCAACATTATAGGTATGATGAGGATGCACTTGAACAGCCTATCTTTTCCAGTCCAGATAGTGATGACTTCAATTCTGATCGGACCAAGTATGTTGTCCCTTTTGTTGCTGATGAATACCCTATGGCTTCAGAATCTGAAGGCGATGTGGAACATGCACTCTTTACTGATCAGAGTAATGACCCTGATGTTGACTTCCCAGAAGTCTTTGCATATGCTGATTTAGTTACTTCACCTAAAGAGAATGTGTCCAATACACTTGTGACAGAAATGGGTATAGGTGAACTTGGCAATGAAGAGTTTGATTCTGACAACTATACATCTGGTACCTACTCTGAAACCCTAGGCTATGATTTTGCCTTGTTTTTAGATCTTGAAAAGGAAGGTAATGATTCTTTGCCTCCTGAAGATGTAGTCAATGGTGACCTTCCTGGCATGCATGCTTCTTTTGACCGCTCTGTGCTTACTGATATAAATCAGGAGTTGTATGAAGCTCTTTCTCCAGCTTTCAAGATTACCAGTGCACGCAACTCTCCTGATCTCTCTGGAGGTCACATGTTGCCAAGCAGCGTCTATGATGCCTCTATAGGACCCTACGGTGTCTTCAATCTACCTATTAAGAACCCAGGAAACTCTTCTCGCCATAGCACAGTGGCACCGGCAGATACTTCAACAAGTGAAGGAGGGCTGACCACCCTGGTTTCGGCAACTACATGCGGTGTCGCCGACATGGCCGTCAAATTGTTTGGTGGAAGGTTGACAGACCTCAAATTGCGAG tcgcCTTTATACTTGTTGAAGTCAGCAAGATTGCTCGGAGATGCAGGTACACGGTATTGGAGAAAAAAGGAATTGTCATCTTTACAACTGCCTTCAAAGGTTGCAGTGTGAAGGCACGG GGTGGGCAATATGTGTTGACCCTGATGTGGAGAAACCACTATGTGCATATGTCCTGTCCAATTTCTACACCTGATAAACCTATTACAATCTGTGGTAAGAGTAGCATGACCATCAAACTCCCAGCAGGACCAATAGAAGCGCTTCGTGTAAAAA ATAAATTCAACAAATGGGTATCCATTTACGGAGTTGCTGTTAAATGCAAATATCAACTGTTGAGTGATTCAGAGGGAAGGATCACTTTCACTACTTCCTACAATGGATGTCACGTGAGGAGATCG ATGGATCGTTATTTCTATAACATCTACTATCAAATGGCTCCAGGGAAGCTAGGACAGGCACTCATGTCTTGTAGGACAGGAATTAATGTTACAGTCCCACCTGAAGAGTCCTTGCCATCAGTGTTTTGTGCCAAGTCTGGCATGATGATCAAATTGCCTAAAGGAAGTCTTAACACAGTCAAAGTGAGAG ATGGGTCTGGCAAGACAATACCTGTGGATAGTGTTGCCAAGAACTGCAATTATCAACTCTTTCAAATGAAGACTGGACACATCATCTTGATTGCTTCCTTCCAAAGCTGTCAAATTGCATTTGTG AATGGAAACTATGTCCTGGCCATTATCTATACAACTTATTCTGGAGGCTTTGCATCAGTGCAGATAGAATGCCCTACCAGTGGAGAACCAACAAAACCCCCTCCCTCTACAAAACCCATTCCTCCAACTCCTGTCTGCGGAGCTTCCAGCATGATGGTGGAGCTGCCTGAGGGGCCTCTGGAACAAGTCAAGATAATGA ATAACTCTAATGGGCTATGGGTAGTTGTCAAGGATGTCCCAAAGAACTGCAActacacactgatgaaggcaagAGGAGGAAACCTCTTCATAACCTCCTACAAGGCCTGTCATGTCAGGATACTG ACTAAAAACTATGTCTTGAATATACGCTACATGAGGATGGGAAGTGCATTCTTTGTGAATATGAGATGCCCAGTAACAGAAACCACTACAGGGGAGTCAACAAAACCTGCTGTAGTCTGCAGAAACACCAGCATGATGGTGGAACTGCCCAAGGGATCTCTGAAGCCAGTGCAGGTCATTG ATGAAAACAGGTTGGTGGCTGTCGGTGATGCACTCAAATGTGGGTATCTCGTGGTAGAGAGAGGAGGAAAGATCATCTTTACAGCTGTTTATGCAGCCTGTGATGTAAAGATTGTG gatgGAAGTTACATCTTGACCTTACTCTACACAACCACCGCTGGTAAACGAGGGTATGTGCACATGAGATGTCCAACAAAGGCCACTACAACCACTAATACGAAGCCAACAAAGACTACTAAAACCAGTGCTGGGGAATCGAGCAGGAGAGCTAGAAGAAGTGCTGGGGATGCAACCAAGACGACgcgaagaggctctggggatgcaaccaagaCGACgcgaagaggctctggggatgcaaccaacACAACacgaagaggctctggggatgtAACCAGGACGACacgaagaggctctggggatgcaactaGGCCAACGCGCACTCCTGGGCCTGCAACTAGGCCAACGCGCACTCCTGGGCCTGCAACTAGGCCAACGCGCACTCCTGGGCCTGCAACTAGGCCAACGCGCACTCCTGGGCCTGCAACTAGGCCAACGCGCACTCCTGGGCCTGCAACTAGGCCAACGCGCACTCCTGGGCCTGCAACTAGGCCAACGCGCACTCCTGGGCCTGCAACTAGGCCAACGCGCACTCCTGGGCCTGCAACTAGGCCAACGCGCACTCCTGGGCCTGCAACTAGGCCAACGCGCACTCCTGGGCCTGCAACTAGGCCAACGCGCACTCCTGGGCCTGCAACTAGGCCAACGCGCACTCCTGGGCCTGCAACTAGGCCAACGCGCACTCCTGGGCCTGCAACTAGGCCAACGCGCACTCCTGGGCCTGCAACTAGGCCAACGCGCACTCCTGGGCCTGCAACTAGGCCAACGCGCACTCCTGGGCCTGCAACTAGGCCAACGCGCACTCCTGGGCCTGCAACTAGGCCAACGCGCACTCCTGGGCCTGCAACTAGGCCAACGCGCACTCCTGGGCCTGCAACTAGGCCAACGCGCACTCCTGGGCCTGCAACTAGGCCAACGCGCACTCCTGGGCCTGCAACTAGGCCAACGCGCACTCCTGGGCCTGCAACTAGGCCAACGCGCACTCCTGGGCCTGCAACTAGGCCAACGCGCACTCCTGGGCCTGCAACTAGGCCAACGCGCACTCCTGGGCCTGCAACTAAGACGACGAGAAGGGGCTCTGGGCATGTAACCAGGACAACacgaagaggctctggggatgcaaccaagaCGACGAGAAGGGGCTCTGGGCATGTAACCAGGACAACacgaagaggctctggggatgcaaccaagaCGACGAGAAGGGGCTCTGGGCATGTAACCAGGACAACacgaagaggctctggggatgcaaccaagaCGACGAGAAGGGGCTCTGGGCATGCAACCAGGACAACacgaagaggctctggggatgcaaccaagaCGACGAGAAGGGGCTCTGGGCATGCAACCAGGACAACacgaagaggctctggggatgcaaccaagaCGACGAGAAGGGGCTCTGGGCATGCAACCAGGACAACACgaaggggctctggggatgcaaccaagaCGACGAGAAGGGGCTCTGGGCATGCAACCAGGACAACACgaaggggctctggggatgcaaccaagaCGACGAGAAGGGGCTCTGGGCATGCAACCAGGACAACACgaaggggctctggggatgcaaccaggacgacgagaAGGGGCTCTGGGCATGCAACCAGGACAACACgaaggggctctggggatgcaaccaggacgacgagaAGGGGCTCTGGGCATGTAACCAGGACAACACgaaggggctctggggatgcaaccaggacgacgagaAGGGGCTCTGGGCATGTAACCAGGACAACacgaagaggctctggggatgcaaccaggacgacgagaAGGGGCTCTGGGCATGTAACCAGGACAACacgaagaggctctggggatgcaaccaggacgacgagaAGGGGCTCTGGGCATGTAACCAGGACGACACGAAGAGGCTCTGGgcatgcaaccaggacgacgagaAGGGGCTCTGGGCATGCAACCAGGACGACacgaagaggctctggggatgcaaccaggacgacgagaAGGGGCTCTGGGCATGTAACCAGGACAACacgaagaggctctggggatgcaaccaggacgacgagaAGGGGCTCTGGGCATGTAACCAGGACGACACGAAGAGGCTCTGGgcatgcaaccaggacgacgagaAGGGGCTCTGGGCATGCAACCAGGACGACACGAAGAGGCTCTGGGCATGCAACCAGGACGACACGAAGGGGCTCTGGGCATGCAACCAAGACGACGAGAAGGGGCTCTGGGCATGTAACCAGGACGACACGCTCTCCTGGGAATGCAACCAGGACAACacgaagaggctctggggatgcaaccaggacaacacgaagaggctctggggatgcaacgaGAACCATCACTAGGAAGCCAACTGAGAAGACTGAAACCAGTGCTGCGGAGGGAACAAAGGCCCCTACATCTGTTGTCTGCAGAGCTTCTAGTATGGTGTTGGAGCTGCCTAAGGAACCTCTAAAACGTGTCCTGTTTCTAG ATAAATCCAACCAGTGGGTAGCTGTCATTGATGCTCGCAAGTACTGCAACTACACCTTGTCTCAGGGAATCGGAAGGAACTTCTTCATAACGCCCTACACAGCCTGTGATGTCAGGATACTG AATAAAAACTATGTTTTGAAGCTATGGTATCTGACAACTGGTGGAGAAAAAGGGTATGTGCTGATGAAATGTCCCACCAGTGCTGGAGAACCAACAGAGGCCCCTTCACCTACAACCACCACTAGGAAGCCAACAGAACCAGTGCCTATTGCAACTACTATCTGCAGAGCCTCTACCATGATGGTGGTGCTCCCTCCGGGACCCCTGGAAGAAGTCTTACTAATGG ATAAATCCAATAATCTGGTTCCTGTGAAAGATGCCCCCAAGTACTGTAACTATAGTTTGGTAGAGGGAGAAGGAAGGAACATCTTCATAACGCCCTACGTAACAACCTGTGATGTCCAAATACTG AATAATTCTTATGTCCTGACCCTACACTATACCACCACTGAGGGGGTATTTGTCTCTGTGGGTATGAAATGTCCCACCAGTGCTGGAGAACCAACAGAGTCCCCTTCACCTACAACCACCACTAAGAAGCCAACAGAACCAGTGCCTATTGCAACTACTATCTGCAGAGCCTCTACCATGATGGTGGTGCTCCCTCCGGGACCCCTGGAAGAAGTCTTAGTAATAG ATCAATCCAATGATCTGGTTCCTGTCAATGATGCCCCCAAGTACTGCAACTATAGTCTGGTAGAGGGTGAAGGAAGGAACATCTTCATAACCCCCTACACAACTTGTGATGTTAAAATATTG AATAAGAATTATGTCCTGACCCTACACTATACCACCACTGAGGGGGTGTTTGGCTATGTGGGCATGAAGTGTCCAACCAGCGCAGCCCTACCAACAAGATCTCCACTCCCTCCCTTTGGGGTGTCTGTCATCTGCAGTGATACTTGCATGACAGTGGAGCTTCCTGGGGGACTTCTGGAAGAGATCCAATTAATGG ATGAATCCAATAACTTGGTAGCTGTTGCCAGTGCTCCCAAGACTTGTGGCTACAGTTTGGTGAGGGGAAATGACAAGAACATCTTGACTGCCCCCTACAATGCTTGTAATGTCAAGATACTG AACAACTTCTATATCCTGAGAGTCCTTTACACCACTCTTACTGGGCAGCATGGAGATATACATGCCAAGTGTCCTGTTCCTGGTCTAGTACCACGtgagg GTTGCAAGATACCAAGAAGTCAGCAGGTTGCTTGTGGTCCACCTAATGCTGATCCACAACTCTGTGTGGCCAATGGATGTTGTGTGGATGCAACAACTTCCCAGTGTTACTATCCTTTGGATG CATGCACAGCAGATGGGcattttgtgtttgcagtttacCGCACCTCAACCAAGCCTGAAATAGATCCTGGTAGTCTAGTAATTGCAGGAAACCAATCCTGTGCCCCTGTAATCTGTACTCCAGACTTTGCTGTCTTCAAATTCCCAGTGACTGGCTGTGGGACACATGTCTTT ATGGTGGCAGAGACTACAATCTATCTTGCTGAAGTTCATGGCATGGTTCGAGGGACCGGGCAGGTGTATGGAGAAATTACCAGAGACAGCTCTTACCG CCTCCAGGTGGAATGTCGCTATTCTAAAGGAAGTTTGGCCAGCACTGGTTACTTGGTGGTGAACCCACTGCCTCCATCAGCAGCCTTGGCTTTTGGCTCACTTGGGGTTAGGTTAAGGATTGCCACAG ACGCCAGCTACACAACTTTCCACCCACTGTCCCATCTGCCCCTGAGCTTCTTGCTTGGAAGCAAGGTGTATCTGGAAGTGCAGCTTATGAACCCTCCTGACCCCAATGTAGTTCTGCTGGTCCACTACTGCATCGCCTATCCCCAGTCCTCTCAAGCTGCCTGGGTGATCCTCTATGAAGG TTGTCCAAACATCCTGGATTACAGCAGTGCTGCTGGCCTCCATGTCGAATACGATAACATGCCTGTATCCAAGCACACTCGACGCTTTGAAATACAAAGCTTCCAGTTCCTGGACTACAAGACCAAGCAGCATTTGGATGAGGAT aTCT